In Hydractinia symbiolongicarpus strain clone_291-10 chromosome 13, HSymV2.1, whole genome shotgun sequence, a single genomic region encodes these proteins:
- the LOC130623777 gene encoding hemagglutinin/amebocyte aggregation factor-like, producing the protein MLLTSIFALLCISGAYSQWINNWDQTFTYSCPNHKAIYALVSTHDNHYEDRRWRLPCYKSFSQGVSHWTNHYVNDFDKYFQFVCPHNYVITGMSALHSNHHEDRRYKFRCSLYVGRYQTACQWTGYLNQFDQSLHYHVPSTHFLTGIQSYHSNHYEDRRFSARICKFVASR; encoded by the exons ATGTTGTTGACCAGCATTTTCGCATTATTATGCATCAGTGGAGCTTATAGTCAATGGATAAACAACTGGGACCAAACTTTTACCTACTCTTGTCCTAATC ACAAAGCAATTTATGCTCTTGTAAGTACACACGATAATCATTATGAGGACCGTCGATGGAGACTACCTTGCTACAAGTCGTTTTCGCAAGGCGTATCGCACTGGACCAATCATTACGTCAATGACTTTGACAAATATTTCCAATTTGTCTGTCCTCACAACTATGTTATCACTGGAATGAGTGCATTACATAGCAACCATCACGAAGATAGAAGATATAAGTTCAGATGCTCGTTATACGTAGGAAGATATCAAACTGCTTGCCAATGGACAGGCTACTTGAATCAGTTTGATCAAAGTTTGCATTACCATGTGCCAAGCACGCATTTCTTGACAGGAATTCAGAGTTACCATAGCAATCACTACGA AGATCGTCGATTTTCGGCTCGCATTTGCAAGTTTGTGGCGTCACGATAG
- the LOC130623711 gene encoding uncharacterized protein LOC130623711, whose product MPKLTTSRKQVAETDTGKKFTIVLQSSPVLPKRSDNNNNLQLKTTKTTTTKKNDQNKPKQLVKPPVSTTVREVKVVKEIVTTRAAPNTQDDTAGKRKPVNKETTPTTAQNVTKQVILTQKAGQQKSSAKGPTSRGENDTQRPIRQIAQCKATLEPLNINMNLGDRSKSTASALCQPKSQLGLRTKTSAADLRNAHGREAVPELSSTQMEKELERMYAGLPKAVAGINIPNHQGHSEFCSCKAKGHHY is encoded by the exons ATGCCAAAGTTAACAACATC AAGGAAACAAGTTGCCGAAACAGATACTGGCAAGAAATTCACCATCGTCTTACAATCAAGCCCAGTGCTTCCGAAAAGGTCAGATAATAACAACAATCTTcaactaaaaacaacaaaaactacaaCAACGAAGAAAAACGACCAAAACAAACCAAAACAGCTTGTTAAACCACCAGTCAGTACAACCGTTCGAGAAGTTAAGGTTGTGAAAGAAATTGTTACAACCAGAGCTGCTCCGAACACTCAAGATGACACAGCTGGTAAACGTAAACCAGTAAATAAGGAAACAACACCAACAACAGCACAGAATGTTACCAAACAAGTTATACTAACACAGAAAGCTGGACAGCAAAAATCTTCTGCAAAAGGTCCAACGAGTAGAGGTGAAAATGACACGCAACGTCCAATCAGGCAGATAGCTCAATGCAAAGCTACGCTAGAGCCTTTAAACATAAATATGAATTTGGGTGACAGATCCAAAAGCACTGCATCTGCTTTGTGCCAGCCTAAATCTCAACTTGGACTAAGAACGAAGACTTCTGCTGCGGACCTAAGAAATGCTCATGGAAGAGAAGCAGTTCCTGAGCTTTCTTCAACACAAATGGAGAAGGAGCTTGAAAGGATGTATGCAGGCTTGCCAAAAGCAGTGGCGGGAATAAACATTCCAAACCATCAAGGACATTCTGAATTTTGCTCTTGCAAAGCAAAAGGCCATCATtactaa
- the LOC130623380 gene encoding putative uncharacterized protein DDB_G0271974, with product MSAWKVTLSKTVITHPRERSSSTSSSSSSTSSTSSTPSVTSSSSVTSQSTTTSKVPMRIAYQKITVGHMRPSRNGVNEKPLAYISSTLGIF from the exons ATGTCAGCTTGGAAAGTGACGCTGTCAAAAACTGTCATTACACACCCGAG GGAACGCTCGTCTTCGACATCTTCCTCCTCTTCGTCTACCTCGTCTACTTCGTCTACACCATCAGTGACGTCTTCATCATCAGTGACGTCACAGTCAACCACAACGTCCAAAGTGCCGATGAGGATTGCGTATCAAAAAATAACTGTTGGGCACATGCGACCGAGTAGGAACGGCGTTAATGAGAAACCTTTGGCTTATATATCTTCAACATTGGGAATCTTTTGA
- the LOC130623376 gene encoding uncharacterized protein LOC130623376 isoform X1, giving the protein MIKFLLFVNLVVFVGCPLPKLFQCPGEIYIGWKETPPYVVYNETADLVTGPVVDILEKGLVKCCRNNVTLVYSAQFFEYITLVENSLNSSLDIVLPIRTAPDKDNFLAFPFVSLVESPGSVLYNLRKGSAGAAIKKSIVASLPLVSLLIVWVINVGVAFWIVEILPQKYGEDRSFKEMLKELWEGIWWSFITLATVGYGDILPTRLLSRIICYMWLLCSSVAIAAYTATVTSVLVSECFSAELDIAGSEIGVIRGSQEHKVIVQKNGYPEAYTDVSQFIHALKVHKDLTGGIIEIFTASYYQEHFKNYRIQTVIEDVSAYGAVLRTRTVKLRNCLTQHVLGTQGEIYDNIRKLLPPLRTNFTISTIEESSQSLLSPSTVNLRVILISLSITMVTLCAIGFLREKLFLKKPLKKDELEEFVLLQTIKSDFQETLHKNMENLQADILQLQQELERVANNLAVTGSQSQEIFRAKYK; this is encoded by the exons ATGATAAAATTTCTCCTCTTTGTCAACTTGGTGGTGTTTG ttggaTGTCCTCTTCCTAAGCTTTTCCAATGTCCTGGTGAAATCTACATCGGCTGGAAAGAGACCCCACCGTACGTTGTATATAATGAGACTGCAGACTTAGTAACAGGGCCAGTGGTCGATATTTTAGAGAAAGGCTTAGTGAAATGCTGCAGGAACAACGTCACTCTGGTTTATTCTGCTCAGTTTTTTGAATATATAACTTTAGTGGAAAATTCTCTCAACAGCTCCTTGGATATTGTCTTACCAATCAGAACAGCTCCTGATAAAGATAATTTTCTCGCTTTTCCATTTGTAAGCCTTG TGGAATCACCAGGATCAGTTCTTTACAATCTTCGAAAAGGTTCAGCTGGGGCAGCCATCAAAAAAAGTATTGTGGCTAGCCTTCCTCTAGTATCCTTACTCATTGTTTGGGTTATCAATGTTGGAGTGGCATTCTGGATTGTTGAAATTCTGCCACAGAAATATGGTGAAGATAGAAGTTTTAAGGAGATGCTGAAGGAGTTATGGGAAGGAATCTGGTGGTCTTTCATTACCTTGGCAACTGTCGG ATACGGAGATATTTTACCCACTCGATTACTCAGTCGAATTATTTGTTACATGTGGTTGCTATGCAGCAGTGTTGCTATAGCAGCGTATACAGCAACAGTGACGTCAGTTCTTGTGTCAGAATGCTTCAGTGCTGAGTTAGATATCGCTGGATCAGAG ATTGGAGTAATCAGAGGATCACAAGAACATAAAGTAATCGTGCAGAAGAACGGTTATCCAGAAG cttACACTGATGTTTCTCAATTTATACATGCGCTGAAAGTGCATAAAGATCTTACTGGTGGAATAATCGAAATATTTACAGCCAGTTATTACCAAGaacatttcaaaaactacagaaTTCAGACAGTAATTGAGGATGTAAGCGCTTATGGTGCCGTGTTGCGGACACGAACCGTAAAGTTAAGGAATTGCTTGACTCAGCATGTACTGGGCACGCAGGGTGAAATTTATGATAACATTCGGAAACTGTTACCTCCTCTCAGG ACGAATTTCACAATTTCTACAATAGAGGAAAGTTCGCAAAGTTTGCTTTCACCATCAACCGTGAATTTACGAGTTATTTTAATATCACTTAGTATAACCATGGTGACATTGTGTGCGATCGGTTTTTTgagagaaaaattatttttgaagaaACCATTAAAAAAAG ACGAACTCGAAGAATTTGTCCTGTTGCAGACAATCAAGTCAGATTTTCAAGAAACTTTACATAAAAACATGGAGAATTTGCAAGCAGACATTTTACAACTTCAACAAGAATTAGAAAGAGTAGCGAATAATTTAGCAGTCACTGGCAGTCAAAGTCAAGAAATATTTAGAGCGAAATACAAATAG
- the LOC130623376 gene encoding uncharacterized protein LOC130623376 isoform X2, giving the protein MIKFLLFVNLVVFVGCPLPKLFQCPGEIYIGWKETPPYVVYNETADLVTGPVVDILEKGLVKCCRNNVTLVYSAQFFEYITLVENSLNSSLDIVLPIRTAPDKDNFLAFPFVSLVESPGSVLYNLRKGSAGAAIKKSIVASLPLVSLLIVWVINVGVAFWIVEILPQKYGEDRSFKEMLKELWEGIWWSFITLATVGYGDILPTRLLSRIICYMWLLCSSVAIAAYTATVTSVLVSECFSAELDIAGSEIGVIRGSQEHKVIVQKNGYPEAYTDVSQFIHALKVHKDLTGGIIEIFTASYYQEHFKNYRIQTVIEDVSAYGAVLRTRTVKLRNCLTQHVLGTQGEIYDNIRKLLPPLRYNHGDIVCDRFFERKIIFEETIKKRRTRRICPVADNQVRFSRNFT; this is encoded by the exons ATGATAAAATTTCTCCTCTTTGTCAACTTGGTGGTGTTTG ttggaTGTCCTCTTCCTAAGCTTTTCCAATGTCCTGGTGAAATCTACATCGGCTGGAAAGAGACCCCACCGTACGTTGTATATAATGAGACTGCAGACTTAGTAACAGGGCCAGTGGTCGATATTTTAGAGAAAGGCTTAGTGAAATGCTGCAGGAACAACGTCACTCTGGTTTATTCTGCTCAGTTTTTTGAATATATAACTTTAGTGGAAAATTCTCTCAACAGCTCCTTGGATATTGTCTTACCAATCAGAACAGCTCCTGATAAAGATAATTTTCTCGCTTTTCCATTTGTAAGCCTTG TGGAATCACCAGGATCAGTTCTTTACAATCTTCGAAAAGGTTCAGCTGGGGCAGCCATCAAAAAAAGTATTGTGGCTAGCCTTCCTCTAGTATCCTTACTCATTGTTTGGGTTATCAATGTTGGAGTGGCATTCTGGATTGTTGAAATTCTGCCACAGAAATATGGTGAAGATAGAAGTTTTAAGGAGATGCTGAAGGAGTTATGGGAAGGAATCTGGTGGTCTTTCATTACCTTGGCAACTGTCGG ATACGGAGATATTTTACCCACTCGATTACTCAGTCGAATTATTTGTTACATGTGGTTGCTATGCAGCAGTGTTGCTATAGCAGCGTATACAGCAACAGTGACGTCAGTTCTTGTGTCAGAATGCTTCAGTGCTGAGTTAGATATCGCTGGATCAGAG ATTGGAGTAATCAGAGGATCACAAGAACATAAAGTAATCGTGCAGAAGAACGGTTATCCAGAAG cttACACTGATGTTTCTCAATTTATACATGCGCTGAAAGTGCATAAAGATCTTACTGGTGGAATAATCGAAATATTTACAGCCAGTTATTACCAAGaacatttcaaaaactacagaaTTCAGACAGTAATTGAGGATGTAAGCGCTTATGGTGCCGTGTTGCGGACACGAACCGTAAAGTTAAGGAATTGCTTGACTCAGCATGTACTGGGCACGCAGGGTGAAATTTATGATAACATTCGGAAACTGTTACCTCCTCTCAGG TATAACCATGGTGACATTGTGTGCGATCGGTTTTTTgagagaaaaattatttttgaagaaACCATTAAAAAAAG ACGAACTCGAAGAATTTGTCCTGTTGCAGACAATCAAGTCAGATTTTCAAGAAACTTTACATAA
- the LOC130623377 gene encoding UBX domain-containing protein 4-like isoform X2, with translation MNWFSGEISVAIQKAIQEKKVFIVFVNGDNDESKTMESVWLNDEVATICSPDTCVAINVSADSVAGKQFSSIYPILNIPSTYLINNEGMPIDIIPGVLQKEELFQRLQKGIQTHTSEMSEANKPTKDEPPSANTSNSAKERAEQLLQKARDIKAEKAKETLKEEERKRRDVGKELSMAKRNIAERQTKDLAKEIAKQKADEKAAREKVKEQIRLDRAEKNAKREKEKKERESAIKKRAEEKETAKVKVESNTARLQFRLPDGSTVTNTFPADAMFTTVRAFAEEQVKGNFPVIRLTTVYPKREFTSEHASSTLRELQLVPNGSIIVSPGRASTAAPSSSSSSLNPLNVIMFVLSPLIALFNFILSMFGSNNQTNTQTDASSQDRSAEQSTDSARAASVRRRQLGGNIGRLRHDDDDENATWNGNSTQQM, from the exons ATGAATTGGTTCAGTGGTGAGATATCTGTGGCAATTCAGAAAGCAATTCAGGAGAAAAAAGTGTTCATTGTTTTTGTGAATG gtGACAATGATGAATCAAAAACAATGGAATCAGTGTGGTTGAATGATGAA GTTGCAACTATCTGTTCGCCTGATACATGCGTCGCCATAAACGTCTCAGCTGATAGTGTTGCGGGGAAACAGTTTTCATCTATAT ATCCCATTTTAAACATTCCATCGACATATTTGATAAACAATGAAGGGATGCCTATTGACATCATTCCTGGTGTTCTACAAAAGGAAGAACTCTTCCAGAGACTTCAGAAAGGAATCCAG acGCACACCAGTGAGATGTCAGAAGCAAACAAACCAACAAAAGATGAACCACCCTCAGCCAATACTAGCAACTcagcaaaagaaagagcagAACAGTTATTGCAGAAAGCTAGAGACATAAAAGCAGAGAAAGCAAAGGAg ACTTTGAAAGAGGAGGAACGTAAGCGTCGAGATGTAGGTAAGGAGTTAAGCATGGCAAAACGTAATATTGCTGAACGTCAAACTAAAGACCTGGCGAAAGAGATAGCAAAACAGAAGGCTGACGAAAAAGCAGCCCGAGAAAAAGTTAAGGAGCAAATCCGTTTGGACAGAGCGGAGAAAAATGCCAAAcgtgaaaaagagaaaaaagagagGGAAAGTGCTATAAAGAAACGTGCCGAGGAGAAAGAAACAGCAAAAGTTAAAGTTGAGAG CAATACCGCCCGTCTACAATTCCGTTTGCCTGATGGGTCCACCGTTACAAATACCTTTCCAGCAGATGCGATGTTTACAACAGTACGTGCCTTTGCTGAGGAG caaGTGAAAGGAAATTTTCCAGTTATCCGGTTAACAACTGTCTACCCGAAACGGGAATTTACATCTGAACATGCGTCCAGTACCCTACGTGAACTGCAATTGGTTCCCAATGGCTCGATCATTGTATCACCG ggACGTGCTTCAACTGCtgcaccatcatcatcatcatcatcattaaatCCTCTCAATGTTATTATGTTTGTTTTATCACCTTTAATTGCATTATTTAACTTTATCCTTTCCATGTTTGGATCAAATAATCAAACTAACACTCAAACGGATGCTTCATCGCAAGATAGATCAGCAGAACAATCTACTGATTCTGCGAG GGCGGCATCTGTCCGGCGACGTCAACTGGGTGGTAACATCGGTCGACTACGTCACGACGACGATGACGAAAATGCCACGTGGAATGGAAATTCTACTCAGCAAATGTAA
- the LOC130623377 gene encoding UBX domain-containing protein 4-like isoform X1 — MNWFSGEISVAIQKAIQEKKVFIVFVNGDNDESKTMESVWLNDEVATICSPDTCVAINVSADSVAGKQFSSIYPILNIPSTYLINNEGMPIDIIPGVLQKEELFQRLQKGIQKILQVEQTNSTNISHQTVHETSRNESNQTHTSEMSEANKPTKDEPPSANTSNSAKERAEQLLQKARDIKAEKAKETLKEEERKRRDVGKELSMAKRNIAERQTKDLAKEIAKQKADEKAAREKVKEQIRLDRAEKNAKREKEKKERESAIKKRAEEKETAKVKVESNTARLQFRLPDGSTVTNTFPADAMFTTVRAFAEEQVKGNFPVIRLTTVYPKREFTSEHASSTLRELQLVPNGSIIVSPGRASTAAPSSSSSSLNPLNVIMFVLSPLIALFNFILSMFGSNNQTNTQTDASSQDRSAEQSTDSARAASVRRRQLGGNIGRLRHDDDDENATWNGNSTQQM, encoded by the exons ATGAATTGGTTCAGTGGTGAGATATCTGTGGCAATTCAGAAAGCAATTCAGGAGAAAAAAGTGTTCATTGTTTTTGTGAATG gtGACAATGATGAATCAAAAACAATGGAATCAGTGTGGTTGAATGATGAA GTTGCAACTATCTGTTCGCCTGATACATGCGTCGCCATAAACGTCTCAGCTGATAGTGTTGCGGGGAAACAGTTTTCATCTATAT ATCCCATTTTAAACATTCCATCGACATATTTGATAAACAATGAAGGGATGCCTATTGACATCATTCCTGGTGTTCTACAAAAGGAAGAACTCTTCCAGAGACTTCAGAAAGGAATCCAG aaaattctcCAAGTTGAACAGACTAACAGCACTAACATAAGCCATCAGACAGTTCATGAAACTTCTCGTAATGAATCTAACCAG acGCACACCAGTGAGATGTCAGAAGCAAACAAACCAACAAAAGATGAACCACCCTCAGCCAATACTAGCAACTcagcaaaagaaagagcagAACAGTTATTGCAGAAAGCTAGAGACATAAAAGCAGAGAAAGCAAAGGAg ACTTTGAAAGAGGAGGAACGTAAGCGTCGAGATGTAGGTAAGGAGTTAAGCATGGCAAAACGTAATATTGCTGAACGTCAAACTAAAGACCTGGCGAAAGAGATAGCAAAACAGAAGGCTGACGAAAAAGCAGCCCGAGAAAAAGTTAAGGAGCAAATCCGTTTGGACAGAGCGGAGAAAAATGCCAAAcgtgaaaaagagaaaaaagagagGGAAAGTGCTATAAAGAAACGTGCCGAGGAGAAAGAAACAGCAAAAGTTAAAGTTGAGAG CAATACCGCCCGTCTACAATTCCGTTTGCCTGATGGGTCCACCGTTACAAATACCTTTCCAGCAGATGCGATGTTTACAACAGTACGTGCCTTTGCTGAGGAG caaGTGAAAGGAAATTTTCCAGTTATCCGGTTAACAACTGTCTACCCGAAACGGGAATTTACATCTGAACATGCGTCCAGTACCCTACGTGAACTGCAATTGGTTCCCAATGGCTCGATCATTGTATCACCG ggACGTGCTTCAACTGCtgcaccatcatcatcatcatcatcattaaatCCTCTCAATGTTATTATGTTTGTTTTATCACCTTTAATTGCATTATTTAACTTTATCCTTTCCATGTTTGGATCAAATAATCAAACTAACACTCAAACGGATGCTTCATCGCAAGATAGATCAGCAGAACAATCTACTGATTCTGCGAG GGCGGCATCTGTCCGGCGACGTCAACTGGGTGGTAACATCGGTCGACTACGTCACGACGACGATGACGAAAATGCCACGTGGAATGGAAATTCTACTCAGCAAATGTAA